In the genome of Paracoccus tegillarcae, one region contains:
- a CDS encoding ABC transporter substrate-binding protein, giving the protein MQRKTLVNAALTAAALTAFGAAAASAENPALKIGFVGVTSGPAAAWGISNQRSMEARAAWINETGGYTIGDTTYDIEIVSFDDQKDPKRAIAGMEKMAQEGIHYVVGPNVDDGAAAVRPVAESNGIMYFPYAFPKSLYEAPASNAVLGMVANYQSGPAIYKYLMEEEGVKTVAFVAANESDPLSQRDGGVEAATALGLDVVSSNVTYQVDTTDFTPVLTPVMRERPDLLVLSGVSPANAPQLIRSARELGFEGVISTETAQDAGVLAEGAGDLANGFISVGGASTPELASPMMDEFVQRYSDMFGEYNDESNTKVYALEYILETLKADPAAIDDVDAFKTTMDTFEAPNPYMSGDATLRYVGMTSFGQRRQIAVPLVVNVYKDGAFETLFVAEVD; this is encoded by the coding sequence ATGCAACGAAAAACACTTGTGAACGCGGCGCTGACAGCGGCAGCACTGACAGCATTTGGTGCAGCCGCAGCCTCTGCAGAGAACCCGGCGCTAAAGATCGGCTTTGTCGGTGTGACCAGCGGACCCGCCGCGGCATGGGGCATTTCAAACCAGCGCTCGATGGAGGCCCGTGCGGCCTGGATCAACGAAACCGGCGGCTATACGATCGGTGATACGACGTATGACATCGAAATCGTCTCTTTTGACGACCAGAAGGATCCCAAGCGCGCGATCGCAGGCATGGAAAAGATGGCCCAAGAGGGCATCCATTATGTTGTCGGGCCAAATGTCGACGACGGTGCGGCGGCGGTGCGGCCGGTGGCTGAATCCAACGGCATCATGTATTTCCCCTATGCATTCCCCAAGTCTCTCTACGAGGCCCCGGCCTCGAACGCGGTGCTGGGCATGGTTGCGAACTACCAGTCCGGACCGGCGATCTATAAATACCTGATGGAAGAAGAAGGCGTGAAAACCGTGGCCTTTGTCGCGGCCAACGAATCCGATCCCCTGAGCCAGCGCGATGGCGGCGTCGAAGCGGCCACGGCCCTCGGTCTGGACGTGGTTTCGTCCAATGTGACCTATCAGGTCGATACGACCGATTTTACGCCCGTTCTGACGCCAGTGATGCGCGAACGGCCTGATCTTCTGGTTCTGTCCGGCGTGTCGCCCGCAAATGCACCGCAGCTGATCCGTTCCGCGCGTGAACTGGGCTTTGAGGGGGTGATCTCGACGGAAACCGCGCAGGATGCGGGTGTTCTGGCCGAGGGTGCTGGTGATCTGGCCAACGGTTTCATCTCGGTCGGCGGTGCCTCCACGCCAGAGCTTGCGTCACCGATGATGGATGAGTTCGTTCAGCGATACAGCGACATGTTCGGCGAATATAACGACGAGTCGAACACCAAGGTCTATGCGTTGGAATACATCCTCGAGACGCTGAAGGCTGATCCAGCCGCCATTGATGATGTCGATGCCTTCAAGACCACGATGGACACGTTCGAAGCACCGAACCCTTATATGAGCGGCGATGCGACGTTGCGCTATGTCGGCATGACATCCTTTGGCCAGCGCCGCCAGATCGCGGTTCCTCTGGTTGTGAATGTGTACAAGGACGGGGCGTTTGAAACGCTGTTCGTCGCTGAAGTCGACTGA
- a CDS encoding branched-chain amino acid ABC transporter permease: MEQIFANGVYLGSQYAMIALGLTLIFAIMNVLNFAHGQMYVIGGFVTYTFYGQWGVPFVLALVMSCVTLAILGALIEKFLFAPVIKGSAREESTMLLAAGIAFFLDAVILLVFGEKQRGVPKIVDGVFNWDFRIIMPYDRILICLLAILSIVAFIGLMQYTRTGRALRALAQDRTAAQLMGVNVDRYSMIGFALGAMLAGLVGGLLVTITGVNLGMGGPTSIKAFMMVMIGGAGVISGAIWGGFILGFMEAIGLALLYQYGDITYLLIFVSLMIFLAIRPQGLMGKPWG; encoded by the coding sequence ATGGAACAGATATTTGCCAATGGCGTCTATCTGGGGTCCCAGTATGCGATGATCGCGCTTGGTCTGACCCTGATCTTTGCCATCATGAATGTCCTCAACTTTGCTCATGGTCAGATGTACGTCATTGGCGGTTTCGTCACCTATACGTTCTATGGTCAGTGGGGCGTGCCGTTTGTACTGGCGCTGGTGATGTCTTGCGTCACGCTTGCCATTCTTGGTGCCTTGATCGAGAAATTTCTCTTTGCGCCGGTGATCAAGGGATCGGCGCGCGAAGAAAGCACGATGTTGTTGGCCGCCGGGATCGCCTTCTTTCTTGATGCGGTGATCCTGCTGGTTTTCGGTGAAAAGCAGCGCGGCGTTCCGAAAATCGTTGACGGTGTGTTCAACTGGGATTTCCGGATCATCATGCCTTACGATCGCATTCTGATCTGCCTGCTCGCAATCCTGTCGATCGTCGCTTTCATCGGATTGATGCAATACACGCGGACCGGACGTGCGCTGCGCGCCCTGGCCCAGGATCGCACCGCGGCGCAGTTGATGGGCGTCAATGTGGACCGGTATTCGATGATCGGTTTCGCGCTTGGCGCGATGCTGGCCGGGCTGGTCGGTGGTCTTTTGGTCACGATCACCGGGGTGAACCTCGGGATGGGCGGACCGACCTCGATCAAGGCTTTCATGATGGTGATGATCGGCGGCGCTGGTGTGATATCCGGCGCAATTTGGGGCGGCTTTATCCTCGGCTTCATGGAAGCGATCGGTCTTGCGCTGCTCTATCAGTACGGTGACATCACCTATCTGCTGATCTTCGTGTCCCTGATGATCTTTCTCGCCATCCGGCCGCAAGGCCTGATGGGCAAGCCGTGGGGTTGA
- a CDS encoding GntR family transcriptional regulator translates to MPVNPQQRSVTATDPKTGVDENLIVERIYRAVMEQRLAPNTKLSEARLCETFGVGRMRVRRALLLLSSQGIIKLQSNRGAYVACPDKSEANDVFAARMLIEPPLVRQLARQSSDLDLTLLTDHIALEDAAREKNQRTEIIRLSGEFHTKLAQATGNQFIFRMMRELVTRTSLIVGLFGSSEDASCPDHEHNDILQAILAQEPEKAEQILISHLQHIQNGLDMDARQEPQDDLAVILGSD, encoded by the coding sequence GTGCCCGTCAATCCTCAGCAAAGAAGCGTCACCGCGACGGACCCGAAAACGGGTGTGGACGAAAACCTCATTGTCGAGCGTATCTACCGGGCGGTCATGGAACAGCGGCTGGCGCCGAATACCAAACTCAGCGAAGCCCGCCTGTGCGAAACCTTTGGCGTCGGCCGCATGCGCGTTCGGCGCGCGCTGCTTTTGCTATCCAGTCAGGGCATCATCAAGCTGCAGTCAAATCGCGGCGCATACGTCGCCTGCCCCGACAAATCCGAAGCGAATGATGTCTTCGCGGCCAGAATGCTGATTGAACCGCCGCTTGTCCGTCAGTTGGCGAGACAGTCCAGCGATCTTGATCTCACGCTTCTCACAGACCACATCGCGCTGGAAGACGCAGCCCGTGAAAAGAACCAGCGTACCGAGATCATTCGCTTGTCCGGTGAGTTTCACACGAAACTCGCGCAAGCGACCGGAAACCAGTTCATCTTCCGCATGATGCGTGAGTTGGTGACACGGACATCATTGATTGTCGGGCTGTTTGGTTCATCGGAAGATGCCAGTTGCCCCGATCACGAACACAACGACATCTTGCAGGCGATTCTGGCGCAAGAACCGGAGAAGGCCGAACAGATCCTGATTTCTCATTTGCAGCACATCCAAAACGGTCTCGATATGGACGCACGCCAAGAACCTCAGGATGACCTTGCGGTTATCCTGGGATCAGACTGA
- a CDS encoding ABC transporter ATP-binding protein — protein sequence MTAMLDFKDVELYYDHVYALKGVSLHVNQGETVALIGANGAGKSSILRAITGLAKPAKGAVSFEGQRVDGTDPSAIVRRGIAMVPEGRRVFPYMSVKDNLMMGAFTRKDKAGIQTSLDSILTRFPRLRERYGQSAGTLSGGEQQMMVIGRALMAKPKLLLLDEPSLGIAPKLVQDIARSIVAINRDEGVSVLLVEQNSRMALSISHRAYAMATGKVVIEGVSKELLHDDRIKAAYLGGEV from the coding sequence ATGACAGCCATGTTGGATTTCAAGGACGTCGAACTGTATTATGACCATGTTTACGCGCTCAAGGGCGTATCCCTGCATGTAAATCAGGGTGAAACCGTCGCGTTGATCGGGGCCAATGGTGCGGGCAAGTCCTCTATCCTGCGCGCCATCACCGGCCTGGCAAAACCGGCGAAAGGCGCGGTGAGCTTCGAGGGTCAGCGCGTGGATGGCACCGACCCTTCCGCCATCGTCAGGCGCGGCATCGCCATGGTGCCCGAGGGGCGCCGCGTGTTCCCCTACATGTCGGTCAAAGACAACCTGATGATGGGGGCGTTCACACGCAAGGACAAAGCCGGGATCCAGACCAGTTTGGACAGCATCCTGACGCGCTTTCCGCGCCTCAGGGAACGCTACGGCCAGAGTGCGGGAACGCTGTCGGGCGGCGAACAGCAGATGATGGTGATTGGTCGCGCATTGATGGCCAAGCCCAAGCTCTTGTTGCTGGACGAGCCAAGCCTTGGGATCGCGCCAAAGCTGGTGCAGGACATTGCCCGTTCAATCGTTGCCATCAATCGTGACGAGGGCGTTTCGGTGCTGCTGGTCGAACAGAATTCGCGCATGGCGCTGAGCATTTCGCATCGCGCTTACGCCATGGCAACCGGCAAGGTGGTGATCGAGGGCGTCTCGAAAGAGCTGCTGCATGATGACCGGATCAAGGCCGCCTACCTTGGCGGCGAGGTATGA
- a CDS encoding aspartate/glutamate racemase family protein, producing MKILVVNPNTTVSMTHKIAKAARAVARPDTEIVTTNPSKGPASIQGFLDAATCVPGLLEEVARHPDADAIVIACFDDTGLDAVRMSVSVPVLGIGEAGYHAASMIANKFSVITTLSRSVPGLENNLMRYGLAQKCVAVRATDIPVLKLEEGDPATMLKIRSEIRETIEQDKAEAIVLGCAGMADLMAELSEEFGLPVIDGVAAGVTFAEALVNNKLSTSKIGAYSSA from the coding sequence ATGAAAATTCTGGTAGTTAACCCCAACACGACCGTGTCCATGACCCACAAGATCGCCAAGGCGGCGCGCGCCGTTGCCCGCCCGGATACAGAGATTGTCACCACCAATCCCAGCAAGGGCCCAGCCAGCATTCAGGGCTTTCTTGATGCTGCAACCTGCGTGCCGGGGCTGTTGGAAGAGGTCGCCCGGCATCCCGATGCCGATGCGATTGTCATCGCCTGTTTTGATGATACCGGGCTCGACGCTGTACGGATGTCCGTTTCGGTTCCGGTTTTGGGAATTGGCGAGGCCGGATATCACGCCGCCAGCATGATCGCCAACAAGTTCAGCGTGATAACGACGTTGTCGCGCTCTGTCCCGGGGCTGGAAAACAACCTGATGCGCTATGGGCTTGCCCAGAAATGCGTCGCGGTGCGGGCAACGGATATTCCAGTGCTCAAGCTTGAAGAAGGTGATCCAGCGACCATGCTGAAAATCCGGTCCGAGATCCGCGAGACGATAGAACAGGACAAGGCAGAGGCAATCGTCCTTGGCTGCGCCGGGATGGCCGATCTGATGGCGGAGCTGAGCGAAGAATTCGGCCTGCCGGTCATCGATGGGGTTGCAGCCGGCGTCACATTTGCCGAGGCGCTGGTGAACAACAAACTCAGCACGTCGAAAATCGGAGCCTATTCAAGCGCCTGA
- a CDS encoding ABC transporter ATP-binding protein has protein sequence MSPLLQVKNVTKKYGGLTANNSISFDVAKNEILSVIGPNGAGKSTLFKMIASFTPTTSGEVIYQGERISNLKPHIVARKGVVRTFQETTIFKSMTVRESVVVAQHLRARASLAGYFWGTKTAKDDVSAFERYADELLEFLGMSEISKEQASNLPQGSLRALGIAIGLATDPKVLLLDEPFAGMNHDETMNMVKLVRSVRDERGVTVLLVEHDMPAVMNISDRIVVLNFGEKIAEGTPAEIQNNDKVIEAYLGSVDDEIGM, from the coding sequence ATGAGCCCGCTTCTTCAGGTCAAGAATGTCACCAAGAAATATGGTGGGCTTACGGCAAACAACAGCATCAGCTTTGACGTCGCGAAAAACGAGATCCTGTCCGTGATCGGGCCGAACGGTGCGGGGAAATCCACGCTGTTCAAGATGATCGCATCGTTCACGCCGACCACGTCGGGTGAGGTGATCTATCAGGGCGAGCGGATCTCTAATCTCAAGCCGCATATCGTGGCGCGCAAAGGGGTCGTGCGTACCTTTCAGGAAACCACGATCTTCAAAAGCATGACGGTGCGCGAAAGCGTTGTCGTGGCACAGCACTTGCGGGCGAGGGCCTCTCTTGCGGGCTATTTCTGGGGCACGAAAACGGCCAAGGACGATGTGAGTGCGTTCGAGAGATATGCAGATGAATTGCTGGAGTTTCTGGGCATGTCCGAGATCAGCAAAGAACAGGCCAGCAATCTGCCGCAGGGCAGCCTGCGCGCGCTTGGCATTGCCATCGGTCTTGCGACGGATCCCAAGGTGCTGCTGCTGGACGAACCTTTCGCCGGAATGAACCATGATGAAACCATGAACATGGTGAAACTGGTCCGCTCTGTGCGTGATGAACGCGGCGTGACGGTCTTGCTCGTGGAACACGATATGCCGGCAGTCATGAATATCTCGGATCGGATTGTGGTGCTGAACTTTGGCGAAAAGATCGCCGAGGGGACGCCAGCCGAAATCCAGAACAATGACAAAGTCATCGAGGCCTATCTTGGCAGCGTCGACGACGAGATCGGGATGTGA
- a CDS encoding branched-chain amino acid ABC transporter permease, with translation MAGFTSKQLIGVGIFLVMIFIGIPLIIGATGRWDFYFTLTSVALLAIASAGVWLTFYIGRINIGQGAFALIGAYVSAILVVEAGWSFWISLPAAGLFPALVAILIGLPILRLRGVYFAMITLVLTQVVTLTALALPITNGATGISNIPLPKGISVLGISILPDFAAMENTKLAFYYTACIIMVMTYAALYRLVNSRLGHLCRSMQQNEELASSIGVNISYIRIVIFAISSFFGGLGGAMFGSIAQSVYPSSFQVADSVNFMLNCFLGGLGYVFGPMLGTLVLYFGWDLLFEFGKYQMLIYSTILILIIRFLPNGLMSIRFGKGGDK, from the coding sequence ATGGCTGGATTTACCTCGAAACAGTTGATCGGTGTCGGCATCTTCCTGGTCATGATCTTCATCGGCATTCCGCTGATCATTGGTGCAACAGGGCGTTGGGACTTTTACTTCACGCTTACATCCGTCGCGTTGCTGGCGATCGCCAGTGCCGGTGTCTGGCTGACCTTTTACATCGGGCGGATCAATATCGGCCAAGGCGCCTTCGCGCTGATCGGCGCTTACGTCTCGGCCATTCTGGTGGTCGAAGCAGGATGGTCATTCTGGATTTCCCTACCAGCCGCGGGTCTTTTTCCGGCATTGGTGGCGATTCTGATCGGCCTGCCCATCCTGCGGCTGCGCGGCGTCTATTTCGCGATGATCACGCTGGTTCTGACGCAGGTCGTGACACTGACGGCCCTCGCGCTGCCGATCACCAACGGGGCTACGGGCATCTCTAACATCCCGCTGCCCAAGGGCATATCGGTCTTGGGGATTTCAATCCTGCCGGACTTTGCTGCAATGGAAAACACCAAGCTGGCCTTCTATTATACCGCCTGCATCATCATGGTCATGACCTATGCGGCGCTCTATCGGCTGGTGAATTCCCGGCTGGGGCATCTGTGTCGTTCCATGCAGCAGAACGAGGAATTGGCCAGTTCGATCGGCGTCAACATTTCCTATATCCGCATCGTGATATTCGCCATTTCCAGCTTTTTCGGCGGGCTGGGCGGGGCCATGTTCGGCTCGATCGCGCAATCGGTCTATCCGTCCAGCTTTCAGGTCGCGGATTCAGTAAACTTCATGCTGAACTGCTTTCTTGGTGGTCTTGGCTACGTCTTTGGCCCGATGCTGGGCACGCTGGTTCTGTACTTTGGCTGGGACCTGCTGTTCGAGTTCGGCAAATATCAGATGCTGATCTATTCAACGATCCTGATCCTCATCATTCGTTTCCTTCCCAATGGGCTGATGAGTATTCGCTTTGGCAAAGGGGGTGACAAATGA